The DNA region CCGGGCATCGCATCCAGCGAGAAGCGGGCGGCGACTTCGGCGATCCGGGTCGAGCCTTTGGTGATGACGATAAAGTTGATGATCACGAGGATGGCAAAAATCACGATGCCGATGACAAAGTCACCGCCGACAATAAAACGCGAGAAACCTTCGATCACCTTGCCCGCGGCGGCGGTGCCATTGTGGCCTTCGCTGAGGATCAGCCGGGTTGAGGATACGTTCAAGGCCAGCCGCAGCATGGTGACAACCAGCAGCAACGTCGGGAAAGAGTTGAAATCAAGCGCGCGCGGAATCCAGAGGGCGACCATTAGGATCAAGACCGACAGGGACAGCGACAGCGCCAGGCCCAGATCCAGCAAGATCGGCGGCAGGGGCACAAACAACATGCCCAAAATCATCACCACACCCAGCGCAAAAGCGATGTCGCGGTTGGCCAGAAGCCGCGAAAAATCGCGGCCTGCTGTTTGGGTGGGGTTGGTGTCTGGGGCGGTCATAGTGGGTTAAAACATCTCTTTGTGGTCCGGCAGAACCGGGCGCAACGGGCTGTTGGAATAAATACTATAGGTGGCGCCATTTTCTGCGGCGCTCCAGAACACCGGTGGGGCGGGCAATTTTGGCGCAGCTTTGGCCAATTGCACCGCCTGAGGTGCGGCTTGTTCGGCAAGGGCCATCAGACGATCCAGATCTTTTGCCACCACTTTGCGATTGCGTTCCAGCGAGGCCAGATAGCGGGCTTGGTGAATGTCGGTGGCCGAATGATAGCGTCCGGCAGCCAGTTCCCATGTGCCGGTTTGACGGTAGAGGTCCTTGAGAAAGCGCGCGGCGTAATCGGCGTTTAGGATCGGATCAAAGGCCGCGTCCTGACTGGCAAATTGTTCGCCATGCCAGCGCAGATTGATCTGCATGCAGCCCACATCGATGCTGTTGATGCCCTCGGCTTGTTTTTCGCGTACCCAGGCCTGCGCATCAGTCCGGTTTTTGAAAAACGCCCCCTGACCGTTGGCGTTTACCGTCCAGGGCCAAACCGCCAAACCGGCAGGGCCGGTGCGGCCCGCCTCTTGAATGCCAATTGACAAAAGCAAGTGATCAGGAATGCCGTGTTTAGCCTCGGCCTGCAGGATCGCGGCAATACATTGCGCGCCAGTGGTTTCAGTTTGCACTGTTTTGGGCTTTTGCACCACAACCGGGGCGCTAGAGGCATATAGGTTGGAAAACAGATCCGCCACAGCGCGATCAGCAATACAGAGCAGAGCCGCGAGGACCACAAACCAGAACACTCCAGAAAGCCGGGTACGTGTCATCTACACACCGCCGCTGACAATCAGGTCAAACACCCGGTTTGACAGGCGCGACAGGGTGCTGAAGATAAAGGGCAGAGTCAGCGCCAGAACGCCAAAAATCGCGATGATCTTGGGCACAAAGGTCAAGGTCATTTCCTGAATTTGCGTCAGCGCCTGAATGAATGAAATCACCAAACCCACCAGCAGTGCCACCGCAAGGATAGGGGCGCAGGCCACCAGAATTGTGGTGATGGTCAATCGCAGAACCTCGTATGCGCCCGTTGGGTCCAACCCAGTCTCCTTTCTGCGGTTTGTATCGCAGCGCTTAAATCGGCATGCGCATGATGTCTTGGTAGGCCTCTACAATTTTGTCGCGTACGGCAACGGACACCCGCACGGTGCTTTCCATGGTCATTGTGGCTTCGAC from Cognatishimia sp. WU-CL00825 includes:
- a CDS encoding lytic transglycosylase domain-containing protein, whose amino-acid sequence is MTRTRLSGVFWFVVLAALLCIADRAVADLFSNLYASSAPVVVQKPKTVQTETTGAQCIAAILQAEAKHGIPDHLLLSIGIQEAGRTGPAGLAVWPWTVNANGQGAFFKNRTDAQAWVREKQAEGINSIDVGCMQINLRWHGEQFASQDAAFDPILNADYAARFLKDLYRQTGTWELAAGRYHSATDIHQARYLASLERNRKVVAKDLDRLMALAEQAAPQAVQLAKAAPKLPAPPVFWSAAENGATYSIYSNSPLRPVLPDHKEMF
- the fliQ gene encoding flagellar biosynthesis protein FliQ; this encodes MDPTGAYEVLRLTITTILVACAPILAVALLVGLVISFIQALTQIQEMTLTFVPKIIAIFGVLALTLPFIFSTLSRLSNRVFDLIVSGGV